The following coding sequences lie in one Mycobacterium sp. DL440 genomic window:
- a CDS encoding class I SAM-dependent methyltransferase has protein sequence MARPRRATPRPHAAGMSSAIKLLELAAQTVPIPTPPQPIVIADYGAGTAHNSMQPISAAIATVRSRTRPEHSILVTHTDVADNDFSTMFRTLEEDPQSYRHRDPATFSSAIGRSFYSQILPSNSVHLGWSAWAVARLSKVPMPVADHVVAAYTNDERVRAAYARQAAHDWHEFIAFRGRELHPGGRLVVLTTALDDAGDLGYRPLFRAVVGALTELITSGVVSAEEVTRMSLPIAGRRAVDFTAPFAPSGRFERLEIQHVEVVDAEDRIFNAYRSDRDASAFGTRWADFLWFTAFADLGAALEGAPDRLPGFYDRLHAGIAERLSAEPEEMRIPIAAVVLEKRRPSQ, from the coding sequence ATGGCAAGGCCGCGCCGGGCCACACCCCGCCCGCATGCCGCCGGAATGAGTTCGGCGATCAAGCTTCTTGAACTGGCGGCGCAGACAGTGCCGATCCCGACACCGCCACAGCCCATCGTCATCGCTGATTACGGGGCCGGCACCGCGCACAACTCGATGCAACCGATCAGCGCCGCAATCGCGACCGTGCGCAGCCGCACCCGCCCCGAGCACTCCATTCTGGTGACGCACACCGATGTCGCCGACAATGACTTCTCCACGATGTTCCGGACCCTGGAGGAGGATCCACAGTCCTACCGGCACCGGGATCCGGCCACCTTCAGTTCGGCGATCGGCCGGTCGTTCTACAGCCAGATCCTGCCGTCCAACAGCGTGCACCTGGGATGGTCGGCCTGGGCGGTAGCGAGACTGAGCAAGGTGCCGATGCCGGTAGCCGATCACGTCGTCGCGGCCTACACCAACGACGAGCGGGTGCGCGCGGCCTATGCCAGGCAGGCCGCGCACGATTGGCACGAGTTCATCGCTTTCCGCGGCCGCGAGCTCCATCCGGGCGGCCGCCTGGTGGTGTTGACGACCGCACTGGACGATGCCGGCGACTTGGGCTATCGCCCGTTGTTCCGCGCTGTCGTCGGCGCATTGACCGAGCTGATCACCAGCGGTGTGGTGAGCGCCGAGGAGGTGACGCGGATGTCGCTGCCGATCGCCGGACGGCGCGCCGTGGATTTCACCGCACCGTTCGCCCCGTCGGGCCGGTTCGAGCGGCTGGAGATCCAGCACGTGGAGGTGGTCGACGCGGAGGATCGGATCTTCAACGCCTACCGTAGTGACAGGGACGCAAGCGCTTTCGGCACCCGCTGGGCCGATTTCCTCTGGTTCACCGCGTTTGCCGATCTGGGCGCAGCGCTCGAGGGTGCCCCGGACCGGTTGCCGGGCTTCTACGACCGGCTGCATGCGGGCATTGCGGAGCGGCTGTCCGCCGAGCCCGAGGAGATGCGCATTCCGATCGCAGCAGTGGTATTGGAGAAGCGCCGCCCGAGCCAGTGA
- a CDS encoding acetolactate synthase large subunit encodes MSTGAEVVVNRLLAEGVDVCFANPGTSEMHFVAALDATPAMRPVLCLFEGVATGAADGYARIAGTPAATLLHLGPGMANGLANLHNARRAFTPVVNVVGDHATYHQPLDAPLESDIDALGRWTHGSVHRPESAADLDVAVHSAVQSATGTPGRVATVILPADYSWGSAPQNPLPDPGIGHSDTGDDPAVKLDVAEAAELLRTEGERAVVLLGGAATHADGLRAAARIGAATGARVLVETFPARLARGQGVPAIERLGYLAEQATQQLSGATHLVLVGTKSPVSFFAYPGKPSVLVPEGADVCALAADELAALADELGGALPGPSQPSPVELPTGELNPQNLAQVIAALLPENAIVSDEANTSGVFLPAATASAPRHDVLTLTGGAIGQGLPVAVGAAIAAPDRPVIALQSDGSAAYTISALWTMAREQLDVTVVILNNHAYAILQLELLRVGTEANGERSRSLLDLSRPDIDFSLIAQGFGVPATRATTAEELADQFRAALAEPGPHLIDAALPTWSPA; translated from the coding sequence ATGAGCACCGGCGCCGAAGTGGTGGTGAACCGCCTGCTCGCCGAAGGTGTCGACGTGTGCTTCGCCAACCCGGGCACCTCGGAGATGCACTTCGTCGCCGCGCTGGATGCCACTCCGGCCATGCGTCCGGTGCTGTGCCTGTTCGAAGGAGTCGCCACCGGAGCCGCAGACGGGTACGCCCGCATCGCCGGCACCCCCGCGGCGACCCTGCTGCACCTCGGCCCCGGAATGGCGAACGGTCTGGCCAATCTGCACAATGCCCGGCGCGCGTTCACCCCGGTGGTCAACGTCGTCGGCGATCATGCGACCTACCATCAACCGCTCGACGCGCCGCTGGAATCCGACATCGACGCGCTCGGGCGCTGGACGCACGGTTCGGTGCACCGGCCCGAATCGGCCGCCGACCTGGACGTCGCCGTCCACAGCGCCGTGCAGAGTGCGACCGGTACGCCCGGGCGGGTCGCCACCGTGATCTTGCCCGCCGACTATTCCTGGGGCAGCGCACCGCAGAACCCTTTGCCGGACCCAGGTATTGGGCATTCGGACACCGGCGACGATCCCGCCGTGAAACTGGACGTCGCGGAAGCGGCCGAACTGTTGCGCACCGAGGGGGAGCGTGCAGTGGTGTTGCTCGGCGGTGCCGCCACGCACGCCGACGGTCTGCGGGCGGCAGCGCGGATCGGCGCGGCCACCGGGGCGCGCGTGCTGGTCGAGACGTTTCCGGCCCGGCTGGCCCGTGGGCAGGGCGTGCCCGCCATCGAACGCCTCGGCTACCTGGCCGAGCAGGCCACCCAACAGCTCTCCGGGGCAACGCATCTGGTGCTGGTCGGAACCAAGTCGCCGGTGTCGTTCTTCGCTTACCCGGGCAAACCGAGTGTCCTGGTGCCCGAAGGCGCCGACGTCTGTGCACTGGCCGCGGATGAATTGGCCGCATTGGCAGACGAATTGGGTGGCGCACTACCCGGCCCATCGCAACCCAGCCCGGTCGAGTTGCCCACGGGTGAGCTCAACCCGCAGAACCTGGCACAGGTGATCGCAGCACTGCTGCCCGAGAACGCGATCGTCTCCGATGAGGCCAACACCAGCGGCGTGTTCCTGCCGGCCGCCACCGCGTCTGCCCCGCGTCACGATGTCCTCACCCTGACCGGTGGGGCGATCGGGCAGGGCCTGCCGGTGGCGGTGGGAGCCGCGATCGCCGCGCCGGACCGCCCGGTCATCGCCCTGCAATCCGACGGCAGTGCCGCATACACCATTTCGGCGCTGTGGACGATGGCCCGCGAGCAACTCGACGTCACCGTGGTGATCCTGAACAACCACGCCTACGCCATCCTGCAGCTTGAGTTGTTGCGGGTGGGCACGGAAGCCAATGGGGAGCGGTCGCGCTCACTGCTCGACTTGAGCCGGCCCGACATCGACTTCTCTTTGATAGCACAGGGATTCGGTGTTCCGGCCACCCGGGCCACCACCGCGGAAGAGCTTGCCGATCAGTTCCGGGCGGCCCTGGCCGAGCCGGGGCCACACCTGATCGACGCCGCATTGCCGACCTGGTCGCCCGCATGA
- a CDS encoding SDR family oxidoreductase, whose translation MRHRGIDLSGKKALITGASSGIGRELALILAQRGATLALAARRKDLLDGLADEIAGQRAHRPVVLPVDLAVPGSAADLGRRALVALGGVDIAINNAGANLTGSQSLVADSTAARAVFEVNVWSPVALTSALLPAMRAAGSGVIVNVTSTVQAVPLPLLGYYAASKAALAQATKSLRLELAGTGIRVLEVVPGATDTALRDIDELPWKTTPPPTFPPVTPASTAAAIVRGLERGATRVVHPRYSLLPLEVPVLGRTIAAVGGRRVDTLGALAEPGR comes from the coding sequence ATGCGACACCGTGGAATCGACCTCTCCGGCAAGAAGGCGCTGATCACCGGCGCATCCAGCGGGATCGGGCGCGAGCTGGCCCTAATCCTGGCGCAGCGAGGAGCGACGCTGGCGCTCGCAGCACGCCGCAAGGATCTGCTCGACGGCCTGGCCGACGAGATCGCCGGCCAGCGGGCACACCGACCGGTCGTGCTCCCCGTCGATCTGGCCGTGCCCGGTTCGGCGGCCGATCTCGGGCGCCGGGCCCTGGTCGCGCTCGGCGGGGTGGACATCGCGATCAACAATGCCGGCGCCAACCTGACCGGATCACAATCGCTCGTGGCCGACTCCACGGCTGCCCGCGCGGTCTTCGAGGTCAATGTCTGGTCCCCGGTGGCGCTCACCTCAGCATTGTTGCCGGCCATGCGGGCGGCCGGTTCCGGCGTGATCGTCAATGTCACCTCCACGGTTCAGGCGGTACCTCTCCCCCTGCTCGGCTACTACGCCGCCTCGAAAGCCGCGCTGGCCCAGGCCACGAAATCGCTTCGACTGGAGCTGGCCGGAACCGGCATCCGGGTGTTGGAGGTGGTGCCAGGTGCGACCGATACTGCGCTGCGCGACATCGATGAGCTGCCGTGGAAGACCACGCCGCCACCGACGTTTCCCCCGGTGACCCCCGCATCCACCGCGGCGGCCATCGTCCGCGGGCTGGAGCGTGGCGCAACGCGCGTCGTTCACCCGCGCTATTCACTTCTCCCCCTGGAGGTTCCGGTGCTCGGACGAACGATCGCCGCGGTCGGCGGCCGACGGGTCGATACCCTCGGCGCACTGGCCGAACCGGGCCGATGA
- a CDS encoding TetR/AcrR family transcriptional regulator, with translation MSTRIRPTDRRQLIVDAARKQFATRPYDQVTTAQVAKDAGVAYGLIAHHFVNKRGLYLAVMKEIAEEIAAAQTAAAPPGSSLADRLRHALRSHIAHIDSYSESFVALLRGALGADPEHQSAVEQLRWLGAQRILLALGIVDPIAPILRTAMHGWIGFLDEMMIDRITHRDVDIDTLADLAAATLAVTLRTTATLDPSITYTSEAAAAIDAITSGF, from the coding sequence ATGAGCACTCGCATCAGGCCGACCGATCGGCGTCAGCTCATCGTCGATGCGGCCCGAAAGCAGTTCGCGACGCGGCCATACGATCAGGTCACCACCGCACAGGTCGCCAAGGACGCCGGTGTGGCCTACGGCTTGATCGCCCACCACTTCGTCAACAAGCGTGGCCTGTATCTGGCCGTGATGAAGGAGATCGCGGAAGAGATCGCCGCGGCGCAGACGGCCGCCGCGCCGCCGGGTTCGAGCCTGGCAGATCGGCTACGCCATGCCCTGCGCAGCCATATCGCCCACATCGATTCGTACTCGGAAAGTTTCGTTGCGCTACTACGTGGTGCGCTGGGCGCCGATCCCGAACACCAGTCGGCCGTCGAACAGCTCCGCTGGTTGGGTGCTCAACGAATTCTGTTGGCGCTGGGCATCGTTGATCCCATCGCTCCTATCCTGCGCACCGCCATGCACGGCTGGATCGGTTTCCTCGACGAGATGATGATCGACCGCATCACCCACCGCGATGTGGACATCGATACCCTGGCCGACCTCGCCGCCGCCACATTGGCCGTTACGTTGCGCACCACTGCCACCCTCGACCCCTCGATCACCTACACCTCCGAGGCAGCGGCAGCCATCGACGCCATCACGTCCGGGTTCTGA
- a CDS encoding excalibur calcium-binding domain-containing protein: protein MFRAFVVAAALVAGAIGVAPMAQADPPYRYCKDAYADGRSNMTKDDPGYADHLDRDGDGIACENKS, encoded by the coding sequence ATGTTTCGTGCCTTCGTCGTCGCGGCAGCTCTGGTTGCCGGCGCCATCGGTGTGGCCCCCATGGCACAGGCCGACCCGCCCTATCGGTACTGCAAAGACGCGTACGCCGACGGCAGGTCCAACATGACCAAAGACGATCCCGGTTATGCCGACCACCTCGACAGAGACGGCGACGGCATCGCCTGCGAGAACAAGTCCTGA
- a CDS encoding thermonuclease family protein: MTSTIAIRVVGVVVFLIAFITPPAVGADPTATTAEVLRVVDGDTIDIRDDARGRLRVRILGIDTPETKKPGYTIGCWGPQATEFARSNMAGQRVALQTDPTQDRTDRYGRTLAYLVRADGWDYAVEAARAGMAHAYVYRGHPVARYDAIAAAENEARQAHRGLWGPPCDGNTESVPR, from the coding sequence GTGACATCGACGATCGCGATCCGCGTTGTCGGTGTCGTGGTGTTTCTGATCGCCTTCATCACCCCTCCGGCGGTCGGGGCCGACCCCACCGCTACGACGGCAGAAGTACTGCGAGTGGTCGACGGCGACACCATCGACATCCGTGACGATGCCCGGGGCCGACTCCGCGTGCGAATCTTAGGAATCGACACGCCTGAGACGAAGAAGCCCGGTTACACCATCGGCTGCTGGGGTCCGCAGGCTACGGAGTTCGCGAGGTCGAACATGGCCGGACAACGGGTAGCCCTCCAGACCGATCCGACTCAAGATCGGACCGATCGCTATGGGCGCACCCTGGCGTACCTGGTCCGGGCCGACGGCTGGGATTACGCAGTGGAAGCAGCGAGGGCCGGGATGGCCCACGCATATGTCTACCGTGGCCACCCCGTCGCCCGTTACGACGCCATCGCGGCTGCCGAAAACGAAGCGAGACAAGCTCATCGCGGGCTGTGGGGTCCGCCGTGCGACGGCAACACCGAGTCCGTTCCGCGCTGA
- a CDS encoding Hsp70 family protein — protein sequence MAEGIGLSIGSTDLTAVVVGRTAVTRSPVLTLFPHRAPEVGVPSENPNLNERGLILTDFVERVGDPVGMLAPDGSSHRGEAVLADALAALLRTLTGGRPPADPITVTHPAHWRPNQVEALRTELAAIGGFGDPVLVPDAVAALVALQDNPGVPTRGVIAVCDFGGSGTSITLADADRGFQPIAPTIRHPDLSGDLIDQGLLTHVVNDLSAAGTIDLASTSAIGSLGRLRAECRRAKERLSTESVTALVAELPGHRSDVRLNRNELDDVIAEPLREFMSVLQGAIERTGLRPGELVAVASTGGGARIPAITTTLSEHLGLPVITAPQPELTPAIGGGLIAVRGTVEDGRTAMAPASMAAAPPTQAAALVAPEPPAASQALAWSDAENVPDVAPVEDYRAENYGDDYGADFDTGLDPAGGRTTARPQLEFGERELTERDEIAARPWYLRPPVILGAGAAVVLVAVLAALVAVMGSDEPTRPASTSKAVTSTTAAPDEQAPAVPVDEPATDQAPQTVTHEAPAPHTVTQTVEQPAPEAPPVTEDPPPAETPPPPTTTEAPPTTTPAPTTTQVPTTTTQVPTTTQAPWSPTAPYPTIPGLPWVPAPGGGHTGG from the coding sequence ATGGCTGAGGGTATCGGGTTGTCGATCGGATCGACGGACCTCACAGCGGTAGTGGTGGGCCGCACCGCGGTGACGCGGTCGCCGGTGCTGACGCTGTTCCCGCACCGAGCTCCCGAAGTGGGGGTACCCAGCGAGAACCCCAACCTGAACGAGCGCGGCCTGATCCTCACCGACTTCGTGGAGCGGGTGGGAGACCCGGTCGGGATGCTGGCCCCTGACGGCTCTTCGCACCGGGGCGAGGCCGTGCTGGCCGACGCCCTGGCGGCGCTGCTCCGCACCCTGACCGGGGGACGTCCGCCCGCCGACCCGATCACCGTCACCCATCCCGCGCATTGGCGGCCCAACCAGGTGGAGGCGCTGCGCACCGAACTGGCTGCCATCGGAGGCTTCGGTGATCCGGTGCTGGTGCCCGACGCGGTGGCGGCGCTGGTCGCACTGCAGGACAACCCCGGGGTGCCGACGCGCGGTGTGATCGCCGTGTGCGACTTCGGGGGCAGCGGCACCAGCATCACTTTGGCCGACGCCGACCGCGGCTTTCAGCCGATCGCACCGACGATCCGGCATCCCGACTTGTCGGGTGACCTGATCGACCAGGGACTGCTCACCCACGTGGTGAACGACCTGTCCGCGGCCGGAACGATCGACCTGGCCAGCACCTCGGCCATCGGCTCGCTCGGTCGTCTGCGCGCCGAATGCCGGCGCGCCAAGGAACGTCTGTCCACCGAATCCGTCACGGCGCTGGTCGCCGAACTTCCGGGGCATCGCAGCGACGTGCGGCTGAACCGCAATGAACTCGATGACGTGATCGCCGAACCGCTGCGCGAGTTCATGTCTGTCCTGCAGGGCGCGATAGAACGCACCGGGTTGCGCCCCGGGGAGCTGGTGGCGGTGGCCTCCACCGGCGGGGGCGCCCGGATCCCCGCGATCACGACGACGTTGTCCGAACATCTCGGTCTGCCGGTGATCACCGCGCCCCAACCAGAGCTGACCCCGGCCATCGGTGGTGGTTTGATCGCGGTGCGTGGCACCGTGGAGGACGGCAGGACGGCCATGGCCCCGGCCTCCATGGCAGCAGCCCCGCCGACGCAAGCCGCGGCATTGGTGGCGCCCGAGCCTCCGGCCGCGTCGCAGGCGCTGGCCTGGTCCGATGCCGAGAACGTGCCCGACGTCGCGCCGGTCGAGGACTACCGGGCCGAGAATTACGGCGACGATTACGGGGCCGACTTCGATACCGGATTGGACCCCGCGGGTGGACGGACCACGGCGCGACCTCAACTCGAGTTCGGTGAGCGTGAGCTGACCGAGCGCGACGAGATCGCAGCTAGGCCCTGGTATCTCCGGCCGCCCGTGATTCTGGGTGCCGGCGCCGCCGTTGTGCTGGTTGCCGTCCTGGCGGCATTGGTGGCCGTCATGGGGAGCGACGAGCCCACCCGTCCGGCGTCGACCTCCAAGGCGGTCACGTCGACCACCGCGGCTCCGGACGAGCAGGCGCCTGCCGTGCCGGTCGACGAACCCGCCACCGACCAGGCGCCGCAGACCGTTACGCACGAGGCGCCGGCCCCGCACACCGTGACGCAGACGGTGGAGCAGCCCGCTCCAGAGGCTCCGCCGGTGACGGAGGACCCGCCGCCGGCCGAGACGCCGCCGCCGCCGACGACGACGGAAGCGCCGCCCACGACCACACCGGCGCCGACCACCACCCAGGTGCCCACCACCACCACGCAGGTGCCCACCACCACGCAGGCGCCATGGAGTCCCACCGCCCCGTATCCGACGATCCCCGGCCTGCCGTGGGTGCCGGCGCCCGGTGGCGGTCATACCGGGGGTTGA
- a CDS encoding dihydrodipicolinate reductase, producing the protein MVIAEIMRHPLFELVGVGVSNPEKVGRDVGEICGLGAPIGITATDDIDALIALKPDALVHYGPTAAHADANIDVITRFLRAGIDVCSTAMTPWVWPKMHLNPPNWIEPITEACEVGGASCFTTGIDPGFANDLFPMTLMGLCSEVRRVQASELLDYTNYTGDYEFEMGIGKPPEHRALLETPDILIFAWGATVPMIAHAAGIELDEITTTWDKWITPDERKSAKGIIPAGNVAAVRFTINGVYRGETRIQLEHVNRIGLDAAPDWPSGNDNDVYRVDIEGTPSIAQETAFRFTDGSGRDAAAAGCLATGLRALNAVPAVNEHLPGWVTPLDLPLIPGFGTIR; encoded by the coding sequence ATGGTGATCGCCGAGATCATGCGGCATCCGCTGTTCGAGCTGGTGGGCGTGGGTGTCAGCAATCCGGAGAAGGTGGGCCGCGACGTCGGCGAGATCTGCGGACTGGGCGCCCCGATCGGCATCACCGCCACCGACGACATCGACGCACTGATCGCGTTGAAGCCCGACGCGCTGGTCCACTACGGACCGACAGCAGCCCACGCAGACGCCAACATCGACGTCATCACCCGGTTCCTGCGCGCCGGCATCGACGTCTGTTCCACCGCGATGACCCCGTGGGTGTGGCCCAAGATGCACCTCAACCCGCCCAACTGGATCGAGCCCATCACCGAGGCGTGCGAGGTCGGCGGGGCGTCCTGTTTCACCACCGGAATCGACCCCGGCTTCGCCAACGACCTGTTCCCGATGACCCTGATGGGCCTGTGCTCGGAGGTGCGTCGGGTGCAGGCATCGGAACTGCTCGACTACACCAACTACACCGGCGACTACGAATTCGAGATGGGCATCGGCAAACCGCCTGAGCACCGCGCCCTGCTCGAAACCCCGGACATCCTCATCTTCGCCTGGGGCGCAACGGTTCCGATGATCGCGCACGCCGCGGGTATCGAGCTCGACGAGATCACCACCACGTGGGACAAGTGGATCACCCCCGACGAACGCAAGTCGGCCAAGGGCATCATCCCGGCCGGCAACGTCGCCGCGGTGCGATTCACGATCAACGGTGTCTACCGTGGCGAGACACGGATCCAGCTCGAGCACGTCAACCGGATCGGCCTGGACGCCGCACCGGACTGGCCGTCCGGAAACGACAACGACGTCTACCGCGTCGACATCGAAGGCACCCCGAGCATCGCTCAGGAGACCGCGTTCCGGTTCACCGACGGTTCCGGACGCGATGCCGCCGCCGCGGGCTGCCTGGCCACCGGGCTGCGCGCGCTCAACGCCGTGCCCGCGGTCAACGAACATTTGCCTGGCTGGGTGACGCCCCTGGATCTACCTCTGATTCCCGGGTTTGGCACCATTCGCTAG
- a CDS encoding SDR family oxidoreductase translates to MSTNTLTGRRALVTGGSRGIGAGIVRRLAADGAAVAFTYGASAAEADKLVAELSADGAKVVAIQADSADPAQVANAVEEAVGALGGLNVLVNNAGTAYMAPIDEFPQEQFDRLVAINIGGVYSAIRSAVGHLGEGSRIINIGSINADRVPTGGTAVYAMTKGAVSSLTRALARDLGPRGITVNNVQPGPIATDLNPDEGEFADVVRQTTALGRYGHTSDIAAVVSFLAGPESGYVTGANWNVDGGFTA, encoded by the coding sequence ATGAGCACAAACACACTGACCGGACGACGCGCACTGGTGACCGGCGGATCCCGCGGAATCGGCGCCGGAATCGTGCGACGGCTCGCCGCCGACGGCGCCGCGGTGGCGTTCACCTACGGGGCCTCTGCCGCCGAGGCCGACAAGCTGGTCGCCGAGTTGAGTGCGGACGGCGCGAAGGTCGTCGCAATCCAGGCTGACAGCGCCGATCCAGCGCAGGTAGCGAACGCCGTCGAAGAGGCGGTGGGCGCGCTCGGCGGATTGAACGTATTGGTCAACAACGCCGGAACCGCCTACATGGCACCGATCGATGAGTTCCCGCAGGAGCAGTTCGACCGACTGGTCGCCATCAACATCGGCGGGGTGTACTCGGCCATCCGCAGTGCGGTCGGCCATCTCGGGGAGGGATCCCGCATCATCAACATCGGCAGCATCAACGCCGACCGCGTCCCGACTGGCGGAACCGCCGTATACGCGATGACCAAGGGAGCGGTGTCCTCCCTGACGCGCGCGCTGGCCCGCGACCTTGGACCCCGGGGTATCACCGTCAACAATGTGCAACCCGGTCCGATCGCGACCGATCTGAACCCCGACGAAGGTGAATTCGCCGATGTCGTAAGGCAAACCACCGCGCTGGGCCGCTACGGGCACACCAGCGACATCGCCGCCGTGGTGAGCTTCCTGGCCGGCCCGGAGTCGGGCTACGTCACCGGGGCGAACTGGAACGTCGACGGTGGCTTCACCGCCTGA
- a CDS encoding DUF4185 domain-containing protein, whose protein sequence is MSGAVPLIDGKVVDITGPGRTDRFGVTATDLGASIIAPNGKLVSVFGDTFSGSRVGQGDWRSPVVLIGTGDANHEIVYEYAGGPDPAYARQLWDYLHDDEASGWRRGGISTVIPSDLLRVGDSLYLHAIVNHGFGTVIWTEIWRSDDSGVSWTHLGEQAKFPADLHDGHAQCWSWDYDPHDGWVYVVATGFQRDKGIILMRVRPDQIGRRSQYSSWGFVNGRWQWGTQATPITPPDEHWGELTFRRTAPGRWVLGGFLASSYALGYRVVSSPVANMYTTPIQTPITGSPWDAEDQADSKVAQLYGGYLLPGSRFGVTGGVGLVVSQWRTDTGWPYRAMQFKSTLKDTSRKPQRPDPINL, encoded by the coding sequence GTGAGCGGTGCCGTCCCGTTGATCGACGGCAAGGTCGTCGACATCACCGGGCCGGGACGCACCGACCGGTTCGGGGTCACCGCCACCGATCTCGGCGCGTCGATCATCGCCCCCAACGGCAAGTTGGTGTCGGTGTTCGGTGACACGTTCTCCGGCAGCCGCGTCGGGCAGGGCGACTGGCGTTCACCGGTGGTACTGATCGGCACCGGCGACGCCAACCACGAGATCGTCTACGAATACGCCGGTGGGCCCGACCCCGCCTACGCGCGGCAACTGTGGGATTACCTCCACGACGACGAGGCATCCGGATGGCGGCGCGGCGGCATCAGCACCGTGATCCCGTCGGATCTGCTGCGCGTCGGTGACTCGCTGTACCTGCACGCGATCGTCAATCACGGCTTCGGCACGGTCATCTGGACCGAGATCTGGCGCTCCGACGATAGCGGGGTGTCCTGGACCCACCTGGGCGAGCAGGCGAAGTTTCCGGCGGACCTGCACGACGGCCATGCCCAATGCTGGTCGTGGGACTACGACCCCCACGACGGCTGGGTGTACGTGGTGGCGACCGGGTTTCAGCGCGACAAGGGCATCATCCTGATGCGGGTCCGGCCCGATCAGATCGGCCGACGGTCGCAGTATTCCAGCTGGGGCTTCGTCAACGGGCGCTGGCAGTGGGGAACCCAGGCCACCCCGATCACCCCACCCGACGAGCACTGGGGCGAGCTGACCTTCCGCCGCACCGCCCCCGGCCGATGGGTCCTCGGCGGATTCCTCGCGTCCTCATATGCGTTGGGCTACCGGGTGGTGTCCTCGCCAGTGGCCAACATGTACACCACCCCGATTCAGACACCGATCACCGGATCGCCGTGGGACGCCGAGGACCAGGCGGACAGCAAGGTCGCCCAGCTATACGGCGGCTATCTGCTGCCGGGTTCGCGCTTCGGCGTCACCGGCGGTGTCGGGCTGGTGGTCTCGCAGTGGCGCACCGACACCGGATGGCCATACCGCGCAATGCAATTCAAGTCCACGCTGAAGGACACATCCAGGAAACCGCAACGGCCCGACCCGATCAACCTGTGA